The following coding sequences are from one Musa acuminata AAA Group cultivar baxijiao chromosome BXJ1-6, Cavendish_Baxijiao_AAA, whole genome shotgun sequence window:
- the LOC135586236 gene encoding uncharacterized protein LOC135586236 has translation MRFTIGLRSPHFYYLLSYPLVSCNEREREREMALQAVAGLRSTIAASRGTNPPSHPGLRGPADRYALRSAAFSPSLHLLLPPPSRCPATAPRFSMRMVSKQAYICRDCGYNYNDRTPFEKLPDKYFCPVCGAPKRRFGPYEPAVAKNSNDTDVRQARKAQIKRDEAIGRALPVAVVLGVAGLAGLYFYLNNVY, from the exons ATGCGCTTCACAATTGGCCTGCGATCGCCACACTTCTATTACCTTCTCTCTTATCCCCTCGTCTCAtgtaacgagagagagagagagagagagatggccctTCAAGCAGTGGCAGGGCTGAGATCCACCATCGCGGCTTCGCGGGGGACCAATCCACCCAGCCATCCAGGCCTGCGCGGCCCCGCCGACCGCTACGCCCTCCGGTCAGCCGCCTTCTCTCCCTCCCTGCACCTCCTGCTGCCGCCACCGAGCCGATGCCCCGCCACGGCGCCGAGGTTCTCCATGCGCATGGTGTCCAAGCAGGCCTACATCTGCCGCGACTGCGG CTATAACTACAATGACAGGACGCCATTTGAGAAGCTGCCTGATAAGTACTTCTGTCCCG TTTGTGGTGCCCCTAAAAGAAGATTCGGGCCTTACGAACCAGCCGTAGCCAAGAACTCTAATGACACCGACGTCCGTCAAGCAAGGAAGGCACAGATCAAGAGAGATGAAGCTATCGG GCGAGCATTACCTGTTGCTGTTGTGCTTGGAGTTGCAGGATTGGCTGGTCTTTACTTCTATCTCAACAATGTCTACTAG
- the LOC135676392 gene encoding floricaula/leafy homolog — MTRKIGRTPTGGKPMDPGDAFSANVYKWEPREAPPHPCRLLQPLPPPPPPPPQPPMAAAQVEEQRPRELEEVFSGYGVRYATVARIGELGFTASTLVGMTEAEVDDMMATLAHLFRWDLLLGERYGIKAALRAERRRLVDSRLLRHHRHDDNGDGDPRRRLLLPSDHLHGNNNALDALSQEGLSEEPVQHDKEAAGSGGEAAAGVAKKDSNGRQQRSSKKHKSNGHNKKSNKRRSFQEGDEEDEDDDDDDNDDWGSGSETSEKSQRAERQREHPFIVTEPGEVARAKKNGLDYLFHLYDQCRHFLLQVQALAREHGHKCPTKVTNQVFRYAKKVGASYINKPKMRHYVHCYALHCLDEEASNALRRAFKERGENVGAWRQACYKPLVAISARHGWDIDAVFNAHPRLSIWYVPTKLRQLCHLARSNANASSSSVLAATSDGLPAPPPMF, encoded by the exons ATGACACGAAAGATAGGAAGAACACCGACAGGAGGCAAGCCGATGGACCCGGGCGACGCCTTCTCGGCCAACGTTTACAAGTGGGAGCCGCGAGAGGCACCGCCTCACCCGTGCCGGCTCCTCCAGCCACTtcccccgccgccgcctccgcccccTCAGCCGCCAATGGCGGCGGCGCAGGTAGAGGAGCAGCGGCCTCGGGAACTGGAAGAGGTGTTCTCGGGGTACGGGGTGCGGTACGCGACGGTGGCGCGGATCGGGGAGCTGGGGTTCACGGCGTCGACGCTGGTGGGGATGACGGAGGCGGAGGTGGACGACATGATGGCGACCCTCGCGCACCTCTTCCGGTGGGATCTCCTCCTCGGCGAGCGCTACGGCATCAAGGCGGCCCTCCGCGCCGAGCGCCGCCGCCTCGTCGACTCCCGGCTCCTCCGCCACCACCGCCACGACGACAACGGCGACGGCGACCCGcgtcgccgcctcctcctcccaaGCGACCATCTCCACGGCAACAACAACGCCCTCGACGCTCTCTCCCAAGAAG GGCTGTCAGAGGAGCCGGTGCAGCACGACAAGGAAGCAGCAGGGAGCGGCGGAGAGGCAGCCGCGGGGGTGGCTAAGAAGGACAGCAACGGCAGGCAACAGCGGAGCTCGAAGAAGCACAAGAGCAACGGCCACAACAAGAAGAGCAATAAAAGGAGGTCGTTCCAAGAGGGAGACGAGGAagacgaagacgacgacgacgacgacaacgacGACTGGGGGTCCGGCTCGGAGACGTCGGAGAAGAGCCAGCGGGcggagcggcagcgggagcacccGTTCATCGTGACGGAGCCGGGGGAGGTGGCGCGCGCCAAGAAGAACGGTTTGGACTACCTCTTCCACCTCTACGACCAGTGCCGCCACTTCCTCCTCCAGGTGCAGGCCCTCGCCCGCGAGCACGGCCACAAGTGCCCCACCAAG GTGACCAACCAAGTATTCCGATATGCCAAGAAGGTCGGGGCCAGCTACATCAACAAGCCAAAGATGAGGCACTACGTGCACTGCTACGCCCTCCACTGCCTCGACGAGGAGGCGTCCAACGCGCTGCGGAGAGCCTTCAAGGAGCGGGGCGAGAACGTGGGAGCCTGGAGGCAAGCCTGTTACAAGCCCCTGGTGGCCATCTCGGCGAGGCATGGTTGGGACATCGACGCCGTCTTCAACGCCCACCCCCGCCTCTCCATCTGGTACGTCCCCACCAAGCTCCGCCAGCTCTGCCACCTTGCACGCAGCAACGCCAACGCCTCCTCCAGCTCTGTCTTGGCCGCGACATCCGATGGTCTCCCGGCGCCGCCACCAATGTTCTAG
- the LOC135676391 gene encoding pentatricopeptide repeat-containing protein At5g50990-like isoform X1 produces the protein MHANCHATCSTKCLRERRYLRHFNSIIRASLEKGVPNKALSQFKVFLLSTPFRPDRWTFALILTACLRSSNLDTAMEAHARVVKHGIMTGASIATPLFHLYLKHDRVAEALLLLDEMLDEKVDAVHGNLVIVKLLKSGEFERANRVFKKMPVKDLVSWNSMIAGCVQNSRPKEAMSFFDRMMGSGFEPDGFSFSSVLSACARVGARGYGERVHRLMLEKRIQLNFILCSALIDMYAKCGSIDAAEAVFNSIARDNVSIWNSMITGMAIHGHGSDAVALFSRMESEGLAPDGVTFLALLTACSHAGMVEEARKHFRMMTQVHGIEPGIEHYGAIVDATARAGLLDQAYETIRGMAVEPDGIIWRILLSACKRHHRPDLGEVAINHMASRGSGDYVLLSSIYSSARRWNRAAQVWDSMKANKVRKKRGMSWVEVGGNVHRFKAGDRSHPETHDIYRVLDSLAKRAKMEGFLPMTELVSMDVLEEEREENLNVHSEKVAVGYCVLKTGPGTEIRVSKNLQTCEDCHEWMKVVSKVLSRVILVRDRIRFHKFEKGACSCNDYW, from the coding sequence ATGCATGCAAATTGCCATGCCACATGTTCGACGAAATGCCTCAGAGAAAGACGCTACCTCCGTCACTTCAATTCCATCATCCGTGCTTCGTTGGAAAAGGGTGTCCCCAATAAAGCGCTCTCCCAATTCAAGGTCTTCCTCCTATCGACGCCCTTTCGGCCCGACCGCTGGACATTTGCTCTTATCCTCACGGCATGCCTCCGGTCATCCAACCTCGACACCGCAATGGAAGCTCACGCTAGAGTCGTAAAGCATGGCATCATGACTGGAGCCTCCATAGCTACTCCGCTGTTTCACTTGTATCTGAAGCATGACCGTGTAGCCGAAGCGCTACTGCTGCTCGATGAGATGTTGGATGAGAAGGTTGATGCTGTGCATGGGAATTTAGTGATCGTCAAGCTCCTGAAGAGCGGAGAGTTCGAGAGGGCAAACCGGGTGTTCAAGAAAATGCCGGTCAAGGACTTGGTTTCTTGGAACTCCATGATCGCAGGGTGTGTGCAGAACTCACGTCCGAAAGAGGCCATGAGCTTCTTCGACCGGATGATGGGCTCCGGGTTCGAACCCGATGGTTTCTCGTTCTCATCGGTGCTTTCGGCGTGCGCTCGCGTCGGTGCTCGTGGGTACGGCGAAAGAGTGCACCGATTGATGCTGGAGAAGAGGATTCAGCTTAATTTTATACTCTGCTCGGCTTTGATCGACATGTACGCAAAATGCGGAAGCATCGATGCGGCTGAGGCAGTTTTCAACAGCATTGCAAGGGATAATGTTTCCATTTGGAATTCGATGATCACCGGGATGGCAATCCACGGGCACGGATCTGATGCCGTCGCATTGTTCTCTCGGATGGAGAGTGAGGGCTTGGCACCCGATGGAGTGACGTTCCTGGCGCTGCTGACAGCGTGCAGCCATGCCGGCATGGTTGAAGAGGCTCGTAAACACTTCAGGATGATGACACAAGTGCACGGAATCGAACCAGGAATCGAGCATTATGGTGCAATTGTGGACGCCACAGCTCGAGCTGGGCTGTTGGACCAAGCCTACGAGACGATACGAGGAATGGCTGTAGAGCCTGATGGCATCATATGGAGGATACTGCTGAGCGCTTGCAAGAGGCACCACCGGCCCGACCTAGGTGAAGTGGCAATCAATCACATGGCAAGCCGCGGAAGCGGAGACTATGTGCTGCTTTCGAGCATCTACTCGTCGGCGAGAAGATGGAATCGTGCTGCGCAAGTGTGGGATTCCATGAAGGCGAATAAAGTCCGGAAGAAACGAGGGATGAGCTGGGTGGAAGTCGGTGGAAACGTGCACCGGTTCAAAGCTGGAGATCGATCGCATCCCGAAACGCATGATATCTACAGAGTCTTGGATAGCTTGGCGAAGAGAGCAAAGATGGAGGGTTTCCTGCCGATGACGGAGCTCGTGTCCATGGACGTCTTGGAGGAGGAAAGGGAGGAGAATCTCAATGTCCACAGTGAGAAGGTAGCTGTCGGTTACTGTGTGCTCAAAACTGGCCCTGGCACAGAGATCAGGGTGTCGAAGAATCTCCAGACATGCGAGGACTGCCATGAATGGATGAAGGTGGTCTCGAAGGTGCTGTCCCGTGTGATCTTAGTTAGAGATAGAATTCGCTTTCACAAGTTCGAGAAAGGTGCTTGTTCCTGCAACGACTATTGGTAG
- the LOC135676391 gene encoding pentatricopeptide repeat-containing protein At5g50990-like isoform X2, which produces MEAHARVVKHGIMTGASIATPLFHLYLKHDRVAEALLLLDEMLDEKVDAVHGNLVIVKLLKSGEFERANRVFKKMPVKDLVSWNSMIAGCVQNSRPKEAMSFFDRMMGSGFEPDGFSFSSVLSACARVGARGYGERVHRLMLEKRIQLNFILCSALIDMYAKCGSIDAAEAVFNSIARDNVSIWNSMITGMAIHGHGSDAVALFSRMESEGLAPDGVTFLALLTACSHAGMVEEARKHFRMMTQVHGIEPGIEHYGAIVDATARAGLLDQAYETIRGMAVEPDGIIWRILLSACKRHHRPDLGEVAINHMASRGSGDYVLLSSIYSSARRWNRAAQVWDSMKANKVRKKRGMSWVEVGGNVHRFKAGDRSHPETHDIYRVLDSLAKRAKMEGFLPMTELVSMDVLEEEREENLNVHSEKVAVGYCVLKTGPGTEIRVSKNLQTCEDCHEWMKVVSKVLSRVILVRDRIRFHKFEKGACSCNDYW; this is translated from the coding sequence ATGGAAGCTCACGCTAGAGTCGTAAAGCATGGCATCATGACTGGAGCCTCCATAGCTACTCCGCTGTTTCACTTGTATCTGAAGCATGACCGTGTAGCCGAAGCGCTACTGCTGCTCGATGAGATGTTGGATGAGAAGGTTGATGCTGTGCATGGGAATTTAGTGATCGTCAAGCTCCTGAAGAGCGGAGAGTTCGAGAGGGCAAACCGGGTGTTCAAGAAAATGCCGGTCAAGGACTTGGTTTCTTGGAACTCCATGATCGCAGGGTGTGTGCAGAACTCACGTCCGAAAGAGGCCATGAGCTTCTTCGACCGGATGATGGGCTCCGGGTTCGAACCCGATGGTTTCTCGTTCTCATCGGTGCTTTCGGCGTGCGCTCGCGTCGGTGCTCGTGGGTACGGCGAAAGAGTGCACCGATTGATGCTGGAGAAGAGGATTCAGCTTAATTTTATACTCTGCTCGGCTTTGATCGACATGTACGCAAAATGCGGAAGCATCGATGCGGCTGAGGCAGTTTTCAACAGCATTGCAAGGGATAATGTTTCCATTTGGAATTCGATGATCACCGGGATGGCAATCCACGGGCACGGATCTGATGCCGTCGCATTGTTCTCTCGGATGGAGAGTGAGGGCTTGGCACCCGATGGAGTGACGTTCCTGGCGCTGCTGACAGCGTGCAGCCATGCCGGCATGGTTGAAGAGGCTCGTAAACACTTCAGGATGATGACACAAGTGCACGGAATCGAACCAGGAATCGAGCATTATGGTGCAATTGTGGACGCCACAGCTCGAGCTGGGCTGTTGGACCAAGCCTACGAGACGATACGAGGAATGGCTGTAGAGCCTGATGGCATCATATGGAGGATACTGCTGAGCGCTTGCAAGAGGCACCACCGGCCCGACCTAGGTGAAGTGGCAATCAATCACATGGCAAGCCGCGGAAGCGGAGACTATGTGCTGCTTTCGAGCATCTACTCGTCGGCGAGAAGATGGAATCGTGCTGCGCAAGTGTGGGATTCCATGAAGGCGAATAAAGTCCGGAAGAAACGAGGGATGAGCTGGGTGGAAGTCGGTGGAAACGTGCACCGGTTCAAAGCTGGAGATCGATCGCATCCCGAAACGCATGATATCTACAGAGTCTTGGATAGCTTGGCGAAGAGAGCAAAGATGGAGGGTTTCCTGCCGATGACGGAGCTCGTGTCCATGGACGTCTTGGAGGAGGAAAGGGAGGAGAATCTCAATGTCCACAGTGAGAAGGTAGCTGTCGGTTACTGTGTGCTCAAAACTGGCCCTGGCACAGAGATCAGGGTGTCGAAGAATCTCCAGACATGCGAGGACTGCCATGAATGGATGAAGGTGGTCTCGAAGGTGCTGTCCCGTGTGATCTTAGTTAGAGATAGAATTCGCTTTCACAAGTTCGAGAAAGGTGCTTGTTCCTGCAACGACTATTGGTAG
- the LOC103988445 gene encoding N-alpha-acetyltransferase MAK3, translating to MEEEAAAAESDGGGGGGEEAAVFSPSEIEYVSYGGEHHLPLIMGLVDDELSEPYSIFTYRYFVYLWPNLTFLAFHKEKCVGTVVCKMGDHRNTFRGYIAMLVVIKPYRGRGIATELVTRSIRVMMESGCDEVTLEAEVTNKGALALYGRLGFIRAKRLFRYYLNGVDAFRLKLLFPRQNPMLATTSFTDGGDDQLDNQHEFSQMYHDF from the exons ATGGaggaggaggcagcggcagcggagagcgacggcggaggaggagggggagaggaAGCAGCGGTGTTCTCGCCCTCGGAGATCGAGTACGTGAGCTATGGCGGTGAGCACCACCTGCCGCTCATCATGGGGCTTGTCGATGACGAGCTTAGCGAGCCCTACTCCATCTTCACCTACCGCTACTTCGTCTACCTGTGGCCCAACCTCACTTTCCTC GCGTTCCACAAGGAGAAGTGCGTGGGGACGGTGGTGTGCAAGATGGGGGATCATAGGAACACCTTCCGGGGGTACATCGCGATGCTGGTTGTCATCAAGCCCTACAGGGGCAGAGGCATTG CAACTGAACTTGTTACTAGATCTATCAGAGTGATGATGGAATCAGGGTGCGATGAG GTAACACTTGAAGCGGAAGTGACGAACAAGGGAGCCCTTGCATTATATGGCCGTCTAGGATTTATAAGGGCAAAAAGGCTGTTCAGATACTATCTGAATGGCGTGGATGCTTTTCGCCTAAAGTTGTTATTCCCTCGGCAAAACCCCATGTTGGCAACTACATCATTTACGGATGGAGGTGATGACCAACTTGATAATCAGCATGAATTCTCTCAGATGTATCATGATTTCTAG
- the LOC103987975 gene encoding trihelix transcription factor ASR3: MVNAVEAGGSNGHNGGGGDGGGGGRAPRLPRWTRQEILVLIQGKRVVESRGRGRGVGRGVGGGGGGGGGEEGAAAPVEPKWASVSSYCRLHGVNRGPVQCRKRWSNLAGDFKKIKEWEGKGKESFWTMRSDLRREKRLPGFFDREVYDILDGAAVAVVAEEEGKNGSGPAAAAGAEEEEVVFDSGRTAAEDGLFSDFDEEKEAEEDEEEDSAPPLQPVAAVPISEKKCESSQQGGSDRATTKDKQQDYNPEKGSPLRVGQKRRRTSPEGAEDSDLQNRLIRVLEMNSRMLTAQLEAQNINCQLDRDQRKDQTNSLLAVLGKLADALGRIADKL; the protein is encoded by the exons ATGGTTAACGCCGTCGAAGCCGGTGGTTCCAATGGCCACAACGGCGGCGGCGGTGACggaggagggggagggagggCCCCGCGACTGCCGCGGTGGACGAGGCAGGAGATACTGGTGCTAATACAGGGGAAGAGGGTGGTGGAGAGCCGAGGGAGAGGGCGCGGGGTGGGGCGGGGagttggcggcggcggcggcggcggtggcggggaGGAAGGGGCAGCCGCGCCGGTGGAGCCCAAGTGGGCGTCGGTGTCGTCTTACTGCCGGTTGCACGGGGTGAACCGGGGGCCGGTGCAGTGCCGGAAGCGGTGGAGCAACCTCGCTGGCGACTTTAAGAAGATAAAGGAGTGGGAAGGGAAGGGAAAGGAGTCGTTTTGGACGATGAGGAGCGATCTCAGGAGGGAAAAGAGGCTGCCGGGATTCTTTGATCGAGAGGTGTACGATATCCTCGACGGTGCAGCCGTGGCGGTCGTGGCGGAGGAAGAGGGGAAAAACGGAAGCGGGCCGGCGGCGGCCGCGGGGGCTGAGGAGGAAGAGGTGGTCTTTGATAGCGGGCGGACCGCAGCCGAGGATGGATTGTTCTCAGACTTCGATGAGGAGAAGGAggcagaggaggatgaggaggaggattcGGCGCCGCCCCTGCAGCCGGTGGCTGCTGTACCAATATCGG AAAAGAAGTGCGAATCATCTCAACAGGGGGGGTCTGACCGAG CTACAACAAAAGATAAACAACAAGATTATAACCCTGAGAAGGGCTCCCCGCTACGAGTAGGACAAAAACGAAGACGAACATCACCAGAAGGAGCTGAAGACAGCGATCTACAGAATCGACTAATTAGAGTCCTAGAGATGAACAGTAGAATGCTGACAGCCCAACTAGAAGCTCAAAACATTAATTGCCAATTGGACAGAGACCAGAGGAAGGACCAAACTAACAGCTTGCTCGCTGTTCTGGGCAAACTTGCAGATGCTCTTGGCCGAATAGCTGACAAGTTATAG
- the LOC103987976 gene encoding vacuolar protein sorting-associated protein 60.1, producing MKRVFGAKKNKEPPPTIQDATDRINKRGETVDEKIKKLDAELARYKEQIKKTRPGPAQEAVKARAMRVLKQKRMYEGQRDMIYNQTFNLDQVAFATEGIKDAQQTMSVLKSANKELKGMMKTVNISGIDSLQDEMMDMMDMSTEIQESLGRSYNVPDDIDEEELLGELDALESDMGAETESDAIPSYLQPDKEPDLDAELNFPAAPTGNSAVPNRVRPQTEDELGLPTVPQASIRS from the exons ATGAAGCGGGTCTTTGGCGCCAAGAAGAACAAGGAGCCGCCGCCGACGATCCAGGACGCGACCGATAGG ATAAATAAAAGGGGGGAAACTGTtgatgagaaaatcaagaaactTGATGCTGAATTAGCTAGATATAAGGAGCAGATAAAGAAGACGCGACCAGGTCCAGCTCAAGAAGCTGTTAAAGCTCGAGCAATGAGGGTTCTTAAGCAAAAGAGGAT GTATGAGGGACAGCGTGATATGATATATAACCAGACATTCAACCTTGATCAAGTTGCCTTTGCTACTGAGGGAATTAAAGATGCTCAACAGACT ATGTCAGTATTGAAGTCGGCTAACAAGGAGTTGAAAGGGATGATGAAAACTGTGAATATCTCAGGCATAGAT AGTTTACAGGACGAGATGATGGATATGATGGACATGAGTACAGAAATCCAAGAATCTCTTGGGAGAAGCTACAATGTCCCTGATGACATTGATGAGGAAGAACTCTTGGGTG AGCTAGATGCTCTGGAATCTGACATGGGAGCAGAGACAGAATCCGATGCAATTCCATCTTATCTTCAACCAGACAAGGAACCCGATCTGGATGCAGAACTCAACTTTCCTGCAGCTCCAACAGGCAATTCTGCAGTGCCCAACAGAGTGAGGCCCCAG ACGGAGGATGAACTAGGCTTACCTACTGTGCCTCAAGCATCGATACGCAGTTAA
- the LOC135676394 gene encoding chromophore lyase CRL, chloroplastic-like: MGTGTEEPSSSGGGSASRARGLAVKALVLLGGALLLKWLRKSTTRWDHARAVADSLIGEKFSREQARRDPAGYFNMRTLTCPATEMVDGSRVLYFEQAFWRTHQKPFRQRFYMVKPCPKEMKCDVQLSSYAIRDVEEYKNFCDRPKDQRPQPEEVIGDITEHLTTVHLSRCERGKRCLYEGSTPPSGYPNSWNGASYCTSELIVHKNGEVHTWDRGYDDEGNQVWGPKAGPYEFKPATPPSSYDYMFSPLNLPSVLALEKTCFHL; this comes from the exons ATGGGGACGGGCACGGAGGAGCCGAGCAGCAGCGGGGGCGGGTCCGCAAGCCGCGCGCGAGGGCTCGCCGTGAAGGCGCTCGTACTGCTGGGCGGCGCATTGCTGCTTAAGTGGCTGAGGAAGTCCACCACCCGATGGGATCACGCCCGCGCCGTCGCCGATTCCCTCATCGGAGAGAAG TTCTCTCGAGAGCAGGCTCGCAGGGATCCCGCTGGCTATTTCAATATGAG AACGCTCACATGCCCAGCGACAGAGATGGTAGATGGCTCAAGGGTTTTATACTTTGAGCAG GCATTTTGGAGAACTCATCAGAAACCTTTTCGACAA AGATTTTATATGGTGAAGCCTTGCCCAAAAGAGATGAAATGTGATGTTCAG TTGAGTTCTTATGCAATAAGAGATGTGGAAGAGTACAAAAACTTTTGTGACCGTCCGAAGGATCAGAGACCACAGCCTGAGGAGGTTATTGGG GATATCACAGAACATCTAACAACTGTTCATCTATCACGATGTGAACGTGGAAAGCGCTGTTTATACGAAGGTTCAACTCCACCCAGCGGCTATCCCAATTCATGG AATGGCGCATCATACTGTACGTCTGAGCTTATAGTTCACAAGAACGGTGAAGTGCATACTTGGGACAGAGGCTATGATGATGAAGGCAATCAG GTCTGGGGTCCAAAGGCAGGTCCTTACGAATTCAAACCTGCAACACCACCGTCAAGCTACGACTACATGTTTTCACCTTTGAACTTACCCTCTGTGTTGGCATTGGAGAAGACATGCTTTCACCTTTGA